A window of the Euzebya pacifica genome harbors these coding sequences:
- a CDS encoding cytochrome P450 has protein sequence MKSDSTSRPSLTDRLRQQGMHLAYTAVRTAMRVTGDPTSRLLEGQELLRDPYAVYADLRARGPLLTSRFPGLAVSTTHAVADAALRDLHVGAPSGTELPPHLRWDSPLSPSLLDTDPPGHTRIRRLVAQAFTPRATMRMEEQAEVITAELIDAAEAKERAGGQVDLIADLAAPLPIRMICSMLGIPEGRTDRFTEWGSALALSLEPVRPPEMQRRIQTAGAEVRAFITGLFEERRQAGDPGEDVLGRLLAARDGEDRLTDDELVATTILLLGAGFETTVNLIGSGTLALLRHPEQLRIVAEDPDNTVGNAVEELLRYDSPVQMTGRLAWENTDLAGSTLPGGTSVMVLLGAANRDPDVFEKPDVLDVTRPNAKAHLAFSSGVHHCLGAPLARLEAQTAFAQLLSRFPDLRQTGPARRRTTRVLRGLETLPVRLRP, from the coding sequence GTGAAGAGCGACTCCACTTCCCGTCCGTCCCTCACCGACCGCCTGCGCCAGCAGGGGATGCACCTGGCCTACACCGCCGTTCGCACCGCCATGCGCGTCACCGGTGACCCCACGTCCCGGCTGCTGGAGGGGCAGGAGCTCCTTCGCGACCCCTACGCGGTCTACGCCGACCTCCGGGCTCGTGGTCCGCTGCTGACCAGCCGCTTCCCGGGGCTGGCCGTCTCGACCACCCATGCCGTGGCCGACGCGGCGCTGCGCGACCTGCACGTCGGCGCGCCCTCGGGCACCGAGCTGCCGCCGCACCTGCGCTGGGACAGCCCCCTCTCCCCGTCGTTGCTCGACACCGACCCGCCGGGTCACACCCGCATCCGCCGCCTGGTCGCCCAGGCCTTCACCCCTCGCGCCACGATGCGGATGGAGGAACAGGCCGAGGTGATCACCGCCGAGCTGATCGATGCGGCGGAGGCGAAGGAACGGGCGGGCGGGCAGGTCGACCTGATCGCCGACCTCGCCGCCCCGCTGCCCATCCGGATGATCTGCTCGATGCTGGGCATCCCCGAAGGCCGCACCGACCGCTTCACCGAGTGGGGCAGCGCGCTGGCCCTGTCGCTGGAGCCCGTCCGCCCACCCGAGATGCAACGGCGCATCCAGACCGCCGGCGCAGAGGTGCGCGCCTTCATCACCGGGCTGTTCGAGGAGCGTCGGCAGGCGGGTGACCCGGGGGAGGACGTGCTCGGCCGGTTGCTGGCCGCCCGTGACGGCGAGGACCGGCTGACCGACGACGAGCTGGTCGCCACCACGATCCTCCTCCTCGGGGCGGGGTTCGAGACGACCGTCAACCTGATCGGCTCGGGCACCCTCGCCCTGCTGCGCCATCCCGAGCAGCTGCGCATCGTCGCCGAGGACCCCGACAACACCGTCGGCAACGCGGTGGAGGAGCTGCTGCGCTACGACAGCCCGGTGCAGATGACCGGTCGGCTGGCGTGGGAGAACACCGACCTGGCCGGCTCGACGTTGCCCGGTGGCACCTCGGTCATGGTCCTGCTCGGGGCGGCCAACCGCGACCCCGACGTCTTCGAGAAGCCCGACGTCCTGGACGTCACCCGTCCCAACGCCAAGGCCCACCTGGCGTTCTCCTCCGGGGTCCACCACTGCCTGGGCGCTCCGCTGGCCCGGCTGGAGGCGCAGACGGCCTTCGCCCAGCTGCTCAGCCGGTTCCCCGACCTGCGCCAGACCGGCCCGGCCCGTCGTCGGACGACCCGTGTGC